The window GCGTCCACGGCGACCCACATGACGGTTAGTTATCTTCGGTCGTTTTTTTAACTTTTTGAGCGACTACGAGTTTTCCCTTATAAAAACCGCAATAAGGGCAAACACGGTGGGACAGAACAAATGATCCACAATTGGAACACGGGTTTAAGTTAGGTTTGCCAATCGCGTGATGGGCTCTTTTGGTTCTAACTTTCGATTTTGATTTACGTCTCTTTGGGACTGCCATGGCTATCCTCTATGGAATTATAACTGGTTTTTACTATGTTTTGGAAATCCAATGTGAAAACAATATTTTAATTTTCTAGGCTCTCGATAAGAGACCGTAATTCGGCGTGTTTGTGATAAAAAGAGGAGCGATTGCTGACCAAACGGGCTGTACTAAACAAAATGGACTCAAATTCTTTCAAACCATTGGCTTTTAGGGTACCACCAGTCGAAACTAAGTCCACAATACAATCGGAAAGTCCAACGATGGGAGCCAGTTCAATGGAACCATAAAGTTTGATGATTTCACAAGAAATGCCCTTGGAAAAAAAATACTCCCGAGTCAGGTTCGGGTATTTGGTCGCCACGCGTACTTTGGAACGTTTGGCAAACAGGTCAAAGTCAGGGAAGGATGCAAGGGAGAGCCTACATGCTCCGAGTTTTAAATCCACAGGTGCAATGAGGTCAAATCCCCCTTCTCTGATGATGTCCCAACCCACAATTCCAACATCGGCGG of the Leptospira biflexa serovar Patoc strain 'Patoc 1 (Paris)' genome contains:
- the rpmF gene encoding 50S ribosomal protein L32, whose translation is MAVPKRRKSKSKVRTKRAHHAIGKPNLNPCSNCGSFVLSHRVCPYCGFYKGKLVVAQKVKKTTEDN
- the hisG gene encoding ATP phosphoribosyltransferase gives rise to the protein MLTLALPKGRLAEETALLLLSKGWLKNLPSEGSKELTYVSEDKRIRLLFVRSQDVCTYVEEAAADVGIVGWDIIREGGFDLIAPVDLKLGACRLSLASFPDFDLFAKRSKVRVATKYPNLTREYFFSKGISCEIIKLYGSIELAPIVGLSDCIVDLVSTGGTLKANGLKEFESILFSTARLVSNRSSFYHKHAELRSLIESLEN